From a single Lactococcus carnosus genomic region:
- a CDS encoding GlsB/YeaQ/YmgE family stress response membrane protein — MGWIWSLIVGAIIGAIAGSITKKGNSMGWIANIVAGLVGSMIGQAIFGNWGPSLAGMALVPSILGAVILVAVVSFFTGKKN; from the coding sequence ATGGGTTGGATTTGGTCTCTTATTGTTGGTGCAATTATTGGTGCAATTGCTGGTAGCATTACTAAAAAAGGTAATTCTATGGGCTGGATAGCAAATATCGTAGCCGGTTTAGTTGGCTCTATGATTGGTCAAGCTATATTTGGTAATTGGGGTCCTAGCTTAGCTGGTATGGCTTTAGTTCCCTCTATTCTTGGTGCTGTGATTTTAGTTGCAGTTGTCTCATTTTTCACAGGAAAGAAAAATTAA
- a CDS encoding ParB/RepB/Spo0J family partition protein codes for METIELLPISSIVKNPYQPRIVFDEEKLHELSQSIKENGVLQPIIVRKSSIIGYEILAGERRFRASQLAGLTEIPAIIRYLTDDEMMTLAILENLQRDDLTVLDEARSLQNLVTKQGLTHAQVAEKLGKSRPYVSNAIRTLSLPESILQLIDDKKISQGHARLLLSLSQAEQQIAWASRIDREQLSVKALSQLLTNTPKLTSQKDKNIFIKEAEDKLSKHLGNPVTIQAKKIEIAYDNLAELNRLILILTHQ; via the coding sequence ATGGAAACTATTGAATTACTACCAATTTCAAGTATCGTCAAAAATCCTTATCAACCGCGTATCGTATTTGATGAAGAAAAATTGCATGAACTCAGCCAATCTATCAAAGAAAATGGTGTTTTACAGCCGATTATTGTCAGGAAATCAAGTATCATTGGCTATGAAATATTAGCTGGTGAACGCAGATTTAGGGCATCTCAATTAGCTGGGCTAACTGAAATTCCTGCTATCATCCGTTATCTAACGGATGATGAGATGATGACATTGGCTATTTTAGAAAATCTACAGCGAGATGATTTGACAGTCTTGGATGAAGCTCGAAGTTTACAAAACCTGGTTACAAAACAAGGACTAACACACGCGCAAGTTGCTGAAAAACTTGGCAAGTCTAGACCCTATGTCAGTAATGCGATTAGAACCCTAAGCCTGCCTGAATCCATCTTACAATTGATCGATGATAAAAAAATATCCCAAGGTCACGCAAGATTGCTCTTAAGTCTATCACAAGCAGAGCAACAGATAGCCTGGGCTAGTCGTATAGATAGGGAACAACTTTCTGTTAAAGCATTAAGCCAATTACTCACTAACACACCTAAATTAACATCCCAAAAAGATAAAAATATATTTATAAAAGAGGCAGAAGACAAGTTAAGTAAACACCTAGGCAATCCAGTCACCATACAGGCAAAAAAGATTGAAATTGCTTATGATAATTTAGCCGAACTGAATCGACTTATCCTCATTTTAACTCACCAGTAA